The proteins below come from a single Phorcysia thermohydrogeniphila genomic window:
- the asnB gene encoding asparagine synthase (glutamine-hydrolyzing) has protein sequence MCGILGTVNIKLHKKDLDLLKHRGPDDWGIELIEIDENKIYFGHRRLSILDLSFAGHQPMYSYDEKFLVIFNGEIYNHLELREKLKEVPFKGHSDTETIVNYLAKFGPKSFIDFNGIFAFGLLDIENKKIYIARDRFGVKPIYYWHDGNKFIFSSEIKPILKLTNKFEIDKDALVTFLTLRYNPAPKTLIREVHKLRPGDLLEFDIITGKLSKVLNINEQRIPQIKIDRNKGEDYWTDLLAETLEEAVRRQLLSDVEVGVFLSGGLDSALIAAIASKYVRGKLKTFCIGFEGAESPMEDEREDAKKTAKIVGTDHYEKVVKPEDYLEFVRKSIYFLEEPNGTAPTFAQYEVAKLARKYVKVALAGQGADEIFMGYKRYNFANKLESFLSFRKLILLSSVLLNWHHQLRRLLYALEGEDLYKVFVNAYSVFTRKELEKLLNYQLKQNIDDLKFFYNLINKNDNKLVEIMSILDTYTWLPDELLMYGDKMTMALSLEMRVPFLDNEVVKVVESIPADFKIRNGENKYILKRVAAKYLPKDIIYRKKRGFSLPILKWLKTDLQEHLRRLFVENSHPIHNFVKKEYIERLLDNYQSGKEKDHRKGIVLIHFGIFLETFEKLIVQEGRKL, from the coding sequence ATGTGCGGCATATTAGGAACTGTTAATATTAAATTGCATAAAAAGGATTTAGACCTGCTAAAACACAGAGGACCAGATGATTGGGGGATAGAACTAATAGAGATCGACGAAAACAAAATATACTTTGGACACAGAAGACTCTCCATTCTAGATCTTTCTTTTGCTGGACACCAGCCAATGTATTCCTATGATGAAAAATTTTTAGTTATATTTAACGGTGAGATTTACAATCACCTTGAACTAAGAGAAAAGTTAAAAGAGGTGCCTTTTAAAGGCCATTCAGATACTGAAACTATTGTTAACTATCTAGCAAAATTTGGACCTAAAAGCTTTATAGATTTCAACGGTATATTTGCATTCGGACTTCTAGATATAGAAAATAAAAAAATTTACATAGCAAGAGATAGATTTGGGGTAAAACCTATTTACTATTGGCATGACGGAAATAAGTTTATTTTCTCATCAGAAATTAAGCCAATTCTAAAGTTAACCAACAAATTTGAGATCGACAAAGATGCTCTAGTAACATTTTTGACTCTCCGTTATAATCCTGCTCCTAAAACACTTATAAGAGAAGTTCACAAACTTCGTCCCGGAGATCTTTTAGAATTTGACATAATTACAGGTAAGCTTTCAAAAGTTTTAAATATAAATGAACAAAGAATTCCTCAAATAAAAATCGATAGAAATAAGGGGGAAGACTATTGGACTGATCTCTTAGCTGAAACACTCGAAGAAGCCGTTAGAAGACAACTGCTCTCTGATGTAGAAGTTGGTGTTTTTTTATCCGGAGGATTAGATTCAGCTTTAATTGCTGCTATTGCTTCAAAATATGTTAGAGGAAAACTCAAAACTTTTTGTATAGGTTTTGAAGGTGCTGAAAGTCCCATGGAAGATGAACGCGAAGATGCAAAAAAAACTGCAAAAATAGTTGGAACAGACCATTATGAAAAAGTTGTTAAACCAGAAGATTACTTGGAATTTGTTAGAAAGTCCATTTATTTTTTGGAAGAGCCCAACGGAACAGCCCCTACTTTTGCTCAGTACGAAGTTGCAAAGCTTGCAAGGAAATACGTAAAAGTTGCTCTAGCAGGCCAAGGAGCCGATGAAATCTTCATGGGATATAAAAGATACAACTTCGCAAATAAACTTGAGTCTTTTTTAAGTTTTAGAAAACTTATACTTCTCTCATCTGTATTATTAAATTGGCATCACCAATTGCGAAGGTTATTGTATGCTCTGGAAGGAGAGGATCTATATAAAGTTTTCGTCAACGCTTATTCCGTATTTACAAGGAAAGAACTTGAAAAGCTTTTAAACTATCAATTAAAGCAGAACATAGATGATTTAAAATTCTTTTATAACTTAATAAACAAAAACGACAACAAACTTGTAGAGATTATGTCCATTCTTGATACCTATACTTGGCTTCCAGACGAACTGCTAATGTATGGCGATAAAATGACAATGGCACTATCCCTAGAAATGAGAGTACCCTTTTTGGATAATGAGGTCGTAAAAGTAGTCGAAAGTATTCCTGCAGACTTTAAGATTCGTAACGGCGAGAACAAGTACATACTAAAGCGAGTAGCAGCCAAATACCTACCGAAAGATATTATATATAGAAAGAAAAGAGGATTCTCACTACCAATTTTAAAATGGTTAAAGACAGATCTGCAAGAACACTTAAGAAGATTATTCGTTGAAAATTCACATCCTATTCATAATTTTGTAAAGAAGGAATATATAGAACGTTTACTTGACAATTATCAAAGCGGAAAAGAAAAAGATCATCGCAAAGGAATAGTTTTAATTCACTTTGGGATATTCTTAGAAACATTTGAGAAATTAATAGTACAAGAGGGAAGAAAGTTATGA
- a CDS encoding WecB/TagA/CpsF family glycosyltransferase, giving the protein MNLKKHRIYILGCPIDVLTLEETLTIIDKAIQEKKHIYHIAVNAAKLVRMKKDRELYESVVNADIINADGMAVVWASKLIGKPLPERVAGIDLMQEVVKLAYKRGYKIFFFGAEEDVVKKVVEKYSKEYSPEIIAGYRNGYYSDEEEATIAEQIANSRANILFVAMSSPKKEKFLYKYRDVLKNVNFIMGVGGSFDVIAGKVKRAPKWMQNAGLEWFYRFLQEPKRMWKRAFVDNSKFILLVAKEFIRIKLRKNKN; this is encoded by the coding sequence ATGAACCTTAAGAAACACAGGATTTACATTCTTGGTTGTCCAATAGATGTATTAACTTTAGAAGAAACTTTGACTATCATAGATAAAGCTATACAAGAAAAGAAACATATCTACCACATTGCTGTAAATGCAGCTAAACTTGTCAGAATGAAAAAAGATAGAGAACTTTACGAAAGTGTAGTAAATGCCGATATAATTAACGCCGATGGTATGGCGGTGGTTTGGGCTTCAAAACTTATAGGGAAGCCTCTTCCAGAGCGAGTAGCTGGCATTGATCTCATGCAAGAAGTTGTTAAACTGGCCTATAAGCGTGGTTATAAAATCTTTTTCTTTGGTGCAGAGGAGGACGTTGTTAAGAAGGTTGTAGAGAAATATTCAAAAGAATATTCACCTGAGATAATCGCCGGTTACAGGAACGGCTATTATTCTGACGAAGAAGAAGCTACTATTGCCGAACAAATAGCTAACAGCAGAGCAAATATCTTATTTGTCGCTATGAGTTCTCCCAAGAAAGAGAAGTTTTTATATAAATACAGAGATGTACTGAAAAATGTTAACTTCATTATGGGAGTAGGCGGAAGCTTTGATGTCATTGCAGGAAAGGTCAAAAGAGCTCCAAAGTGGATGCAAAACGCAGGATTAGAATGGTTTTATAGATTCTTACAGGAACCTAAAAGGATGTGGAAAAGGGCATTTGTAGATAACAGTAAGTTTATATTATTGGTAGCAAAGGAATTCATTAGAATAAAACTCAGAAAAAATAAAAATTAA
- the rfbA gene encoding glucose-1-phosphate thymidylyltransferase RfbA, with the protein MKAIILAGGSGTRLYPVTMTVNKHFLPIYNKPMIYYPLSLVMLLGIKNVLFIVNPTDLETFKRLFRDGSHLGMNIKYRIQEKPNGLAEGLILAEDFIGNDNICYLLGDNIFYGHDLVKIMAEAKKEIEEKGGAYVFGYYVKDPERFGVVEFDEKGNVKSIEEKPKKPKSNYAVVGMYFYDNEAIEIAKRVKPSDRGELEITSVNEEYLRRGKLKVKLLGRGFAWFDAGTHDSFLEAGEFVATIEKKTGLMIGCIEEIAYRNGWIDREQLLELAKPLAKTDYGKYLLELANSE; encoded by the coding sequence ATGAAAGCTATTATTCTAGCAGGTGGTAGCGGAACAAGGCTGTATCCCGTTACTATGACTGTTAACAAACATTTTCTCCCGATATACAACAAACCTATGATTTATTATCCCCTCTCATTAGTTATGCTCCTCGGAATAAAAAACGTTCTGTTTATCGTTAATCCTACAGACTTAGAAACTTTCAAAAGGTTGTTCAGAGATGGAAGCCACTTAGGGATGAATATAAAGTACCGTATTCAGGAAAAACCCAACGGACTGGCAGAAGGGTTAATACTGGCAGAAGACTTCATAGGAAACGACAATATTTGCTACCTACTTGGAGACAACATTTTCTACGGTCATGACCTCGTAAAAATCATGGCAGAAGCTAAAAAAGAAATTGAAGAAAAGGGAGGAGCTTATGTTTTTGGTTACTATGTAAAAGACCCTGAAAGGTTTGGAGTTGTAGAATTTGATGAAAAAGGCAATGTAAAATCAATAGAAGAAAAACCCAAAAAGCCAAAATCAAACTACGCTGTTGTAGGCATGTACTTTTACGACAACGAAGCTATAGAAATTGCTAAAAGAGTTAAACCTTCAGACAGAGGAGAACTGGAAATAACCTCTGTTAATGAGGAATATCTAAGGCGTGGTAAGCTCAAAGTTAAACTTCTTGGAAGAGGTTTTGCGTGGTTTGATGCTGGTACTCACGATAGCTTCCTTGAAGCTGGTGAGTTTGTAGCTACAATTGAGAAAAAGACAGGTCTCATGATAGGGTGCATAGAGGAAATTGCCTACAGAAACGGATGGATAGACAGGGAGCAACTTTTAGAGCTTGCTAAACCCCTCGCGAAGACAGATTATGGGAAATACCTACTGGAATTAGCAAACTCAGAATAA
- a CDS encoding lipopolysaccharide biosynthesis protein produces the protein MNVRKDAIYSTLSIILFNGSRWFYNSFAARFLTASDFSLFSFVLTSSNLVLPLFTFGVNLGLIREVPILLKKGKGEILYIEQMFWGYIILISIAAFIFSLILSKFTKIGFSTFAIVITVSLVLSILVFIQSILKAFSLFLEEFKISLTFSFFMLAVIVLWFVSGTYCFEYAILFFLIPMLIATGYGIRKASHIQLFSFKPNFKVKPFVSNYLKYGSHEILVAIYTNSVSFLSFFILTSTEYAIFRKILLVSIPFTMISGSISQVFLNKFSVIYVTDRSSLKKFFRKTQKLYLLAGIIGYVIAICIFFPVSSLIKLEKQYLLLYSILSLSILFRFISSLYGIFLTTIGFQTLRVITVMIAALSSIFLLLILTPSLGLWGVVISYISSFFVILTIYFYFGELKVLRGSK, from the coding sequence TTGAATGTGAGAAAAGACGCTATTTACAGTACCTTATCTATTATTTTATTTAATGGCTCTAGATGGTTTTATAATTCTTTTGCTGCTCGTTTTCTAACAGCTAGTGATTTTTCTTTGTTCAGTTTCGTACTGACATCTTCAAATCTAGTTCTTCCTCTATTTACTTTTGGAGTTAATTTGGGATTGATAAGAGAAGTTCCTATTCTTCTGAAAAAAGGGAAAGGAGAAATTCTTTATATCGAGCAAATGTTTTGGGGGTATATTATTTTAATATCTATTGCTGCATTTATTTTTTCCTTGATTTTATCTAAGTTTACAAAGATAGGCTTTTCAACTTTCGCCATTGTTATTACTGTATCTCTTGTCCTTTCTATATTGGTGTTTATTCAAAGTATTCTAAAAGCTTTTTCCCTATTTTTAGAGGAATTTAAAATTAGCTTAACTTTCTCCTTTTTTATGTTAGCAGTTATTGTACTATGGTTTGTATCTGGAACATACTGTTTTGAATACGCTATATTGTTCTTCTTAATACCAATGCTAATAGCTACGGGATATGGTATTAGAAAAGCTTCTCACATACAACTATTTAGTTTTAAGCCAAATTTTAAAGTTAAACCTTTCGTCAGTAACTATTTAAAGTATGGTTCCCATGAAATTTTAGTTGCTATCTATACAAATTCTGTCTCCTTTCTTTCATTCTTCATTTTAACAAGTACAGAATATGCTATTTTTAGGAAAATACTCTTAGTTTCTATTCCATTCACTATGATCTCAGGATCCATTTCACAAGTGTTTCTAAACAAATTTTCTGTTATCTATGTAACAGATAGAAGCTCTCTCAAGAAATTCTTTAGAAAGACACAAAAGTTATATCTACTGGCTGGCATAATAGGGTACGTTATTGCTATTTGCATTTTCTTCCCTGTCTCATCGTTGATTAAACTAGAAAAACAGTACCTTTTACTTTATTCCATTCTATCGTTATCTATATTATTTAGATTTATAAGCTCACTTTATGGAATCTTCTTAACAACGATAGGTTTTCAAACTTTAAGAGTTATAACCGTTATGATAGCGGCTTTAAGTAGTATCTTTCTTTTATTGATTCTGACCCCGTCTTTAGGCTTGTGGGGAGTTGTGATATCATACATCTCAAGTTTTTTTGTAATTTTAACAATATATTTCTACTTTGGAGAACTTAAAGTACTAAGAGGTTCTAAATGA
- a CDS encoding glycosyltransferase family 4 protein, whose translation MKIAVLTSRYPTEKEPYNHMFVHTRNREYVEKGVYVSVFVPSKNKYFYTFEGINVYRLPTFEIIKKLESFDITFIHLLHTYPIKEIDGSIIYNHIIKFEIPVLFFIHGIEVQKISKSYKDEVEITNPKSILRALYHDFYQIPKIKKIIKSLLNYSKCRFISVSKWMLKEVYDNLKINLSSKAVVIPNGIDTNLFVYDNHWNYRYKVLTLRPLILKGKYALDLAVLTMKHIKQDKVNLTIYGKGKDESKIKDFINKQELSRRVKIINKFLQHKEIPIIHKNFGLYYAVTRMDAQGVSMCEAMASGLPVISFNVCGIPEFVKHNKTGILIEPFNIQEAANWIENLTYDKNLYIRISENARKFIETIDIKNTTQKELDIAKSLM comes from the coding sequence ATGAAAATAGCTGTTCTTACTAGCAGGTACCCAACTGAAAAAGAACCCTACAATCATATGTTCGTTCATACACGCAATAGAGAGTATGTAGAAAAAGGAGTATATGTAAGCGTATTTGTTCCTTCTAAAAATAAGTATTTCTACACATTTGAAGGAATTAATGTTTACAGACTTCCAACTTTTGAAATAATTAAAAAGCTGGAAAGTTTTGACATTACTTTTATACATTTGCTGCATACTTACCCGATAAAAGAGATAGATGGAAGTATAATATATAACCACATTATTAAGTTTGAAATTCCTGTTCTTTTTTTTATACATGGCATAGAAGTCCAGAAAATTTCAAAGTCCTATAAAGACGAAGTAGAAATAACTAATCCGAAAAGTATCCTTCGAGCTTTATACCATGATTTTTACCAAATTCCTAAAATAAAAAAAATTATTAAATCCCTTTTAAATTACTCTAAATGCAGATTTATATCGGTATCCAAATGGATGCTAAAAGAGGTTTATGATAACCTCAAGATAAATTTGTCGTCAAAGGCAGTAGTTATACCAAATGGAATAGATACGAACCTATTTGTATATGATAATCATTGGAACTATAGGTATAAAGTTCTAACATTAAGACCTTTGATTTTAAAAGGAAAATATGCATTGGACTTAGCTGTTTTGACAATGAAGCACATAAAACAAGACAAAGTAAATTTAACAATATACGGTAAAGGCAAAGATGAATCAAAAATTAAAGACTTTATTAACAAACAAGAATTATCAAGAAGAGTTAAAATCATCAACAAATTTTTGCAACATAAAGAAATACCAATAATTCATAAAAATTTTGGTTTATACTATGCGGTTACAAGAATGGACGCTCAAGGAGTTTCCATGTGTGAAGCTATGGCTTCGGGGTTACCTGTTATAAGTTTTAATGTTTGTGGAATACCGGAGTTTGTAAAGCATAATAAAACTGGTATTCTTATAGAGCCTTTCAATATTCAAGAAGCAGCTAATTGGATAGAGAACCTAACTTATGATAAAAATTTATATATTCGAATTTCCGAGAATGCCAGAAAATTTATAGAAACTATTGATATAAAAAACACAACTCAGAAAGAGTTGGATATCGCAAAAAGTTTAATGTAA
- the rfbC gene encoding dTDP-4-dehydrorhamnose 3,5-epimerase, which translates to MPFEFIRTEIPEVIIVKPKVFNDKRGFFMETYKKSDFKKVGIDTDFVQDNHSKSVKGVLRGLHYQLEPKAQGKLVRCIKGKIFDVAIDIRKGSPTFGKWIGVELSEENKLMLWIPKGFAHGFLTLSEEAEIVYKVSGSEYSPEHDRCIRWNDPDINIKWPLDSEPILSEKDRSAPALREAEINFIYMG; encoded by the coding sequence ATGCCCTTTGAATTCATAAGGACAGAAATTCCTGAAGTAATAATCGTCAAACCAAAAGTTTTCAACGATAAAAGAGGTTTTTTTATGGAAACCTACAAGAAATCTGATTTTAAAAAGGTAGGAATAGATACTGACTTTGTTCAAGATAATCACTCTAAATCCGTTAAAGGAGTACTAAGAGGACTTCATTACCAGCTTGAACCAAAAGCTCAAGGGAAGCTTGTAAGATGCATAAAGGGAAAAATTTTTGACGTTGCCATTGATATAAGGAAAGGAAGCCCTACTTTTGGAAAGTGGATAGGAGTGGAACTTTCTGAAGAAAATAAGTTAATGCTATGGATACCCAAAGGATTCGCACATGGTTTTCTAACACTTTCTGAGGAGGCTGAAATCGTTTACAAAGTTTCAGGAAGTGAATATTCTCCGGAACACGACAGATGTATAAGGTGGAATGACCCTGACATAAATATCAAATGGCCGCTGGATAGTGAGCCAATCCTCTCTGAAAAGGATCGTTCTGCACCCGCCTTAAGAGAAGCAGAAATCAACTTCATATATATGGGATGA
- the wecC gene encoding UDP-N-acetyl-D-mannosamine dehydrogenase, translating into MKPEPLTVVIMGLGYIGLPTAALIASKGINVYGVDINKSVVDTINEGKIHIVEPDLDGLVHEVVRKGLLKASTSPTKADVFLIAVPTPFKEGHIPDISFVEAAIKMITPYLEEGNLVIIESTSPIGTTEKMYDLITSERPELKNRIYMAYCPERVLPGKILYELQYNDRVIGGINPASAKRAKEFYSLFVEGELHETNAKTAEMCKLVENAYRDVNIAFANELSLICDKAGIDVWELIELANKHPRVNILQPGVGVGGHCIAVDPWFLITHYPEESKLIKVAREVNLYKTEWVIKKIKEKAKEFEENYSRKPKIACLGLTYKPDIDDLRESPALYIVRRLIAEGYRILAVEPYVDDFSEFHVYETEEALKEADIVAILVAHRQFRNLRIEKNKLLDFCGIVGNS; encoded by the coding sequence ATGAAACCTGAACCACTGACTGTAGTAATTATGGGATTGGGATACATTGGTTTACCAACAGCCGCTCTTATAGCAAGTAAAGGTATTAATGTCTACGGAGTTGATATCAATAAAAGTGTTGTAGATACCATAAATGAAGGTAAAATCCATATTGTAGAACCGGACTTAGATGGCCTTGTTCACGAAGTAGTCAGAAAGGGCTTACTGAAAGCATCTACTTCTCCTACTAAAGCTGATGTGTTCTTAATAGCAGTTCCGACTCCGTTCAAAGAAGGACATATTCCTGACATATCTTTTGTTGAAGCAGCTATCAAGATGATTACTCCCTATCTTGAGGAAGGAAACTTAGTGATTATTGAATCAACAAGCCCGATAGGAACTACAGAAAAAATGTACGACTTAATAACAAGTGAAAGACCTGAACTTAAAAATAGAATATACATGGCCTACTGCCCTGAAAGAGTACTTCCCGGAAAAATCCTTTACGAACTCCAGTATAACGATAGAGTCATAGGTGGAATAAATCCAGCATCAGCTAAAAGGGCTAAAGAGTTTTATTCACTTTTTGTTGAAGGAGAACTTCATGAGACGAACGCAAAAACAGCTGAAATGTGCAAACTCGTAGAAAACGCCTACCGTGATGTAAACATAGCATTCGCTAATGAACTTTCCCTCATTTGTGATAAGGCAGGTATAGACGTGTGGGAGCTTATAGAACTCGCTAACAAACACCCTAGAGTCAACATTCTGCAACCTGGTGTTGGAGTTGGAGGGCATTGTATAGCTGTAGATCCATGGTTTCTAATAACTCATTATCCTGAAGAGTCAAAATTAATAAAGGTTGCGAGGGAAGTAAACTTGTACAAAACGGAATGGGTAATAAAGAAGATCAAGGAAAAAGCCAAGGAATTTGAAGAGAACTACAGCAGGAAGCCAAAAATCGCTTGCTTAGGACTTACTTATAAACCGGATATAGATGATCTTAGAGAAAGCCCAGCACTTTATATTGTTAGGAGGTTGATTGCCGAAGGATACAGAATTTTAGCAGTAGAACCTTACGTTGATGACTTTAGTGAATTCCATGTTTATGAAACAGAAGAGGCTCTAAAAGAGGCAGATATTGTAGCTATCTTAGTTGCTCACAGACAGTTTAGAAATTTAAGAATAGAAAAAAATAAGCTTCTTGATTTTTGCGGTATCGTTGGGAACTCTTAA
- a CDS encoding acyltransferase, whose translation MKAITEFIRHQILRLYVKYLRLRGCQIHHTSKIFLGAKIDLTHPTGIFIGKYTYVAYGAIVLSHDYTRSLRTKTYIGDYCFIGVNSVILPGVRIGNHVIIGAGSVVTKDIPDNSIAVGNPAKVIKKDISTDKYGKLVKREASNENSCSY comes from the coding sequence ATGAAAGCGATTACGGAATTTATAAGACACCAAATACTAAGATTATATGTTAAATACCTTCGGCTAAGAGGATGCCAAATACACCACACAAGTAAAATATTTTTAGGCGCAAAAATTGATCTTACCCATCCCACAGGAATCTTTATTGGTAAATATACCTATGTTGCTTACGGTGCTATCGTTTTAAGTCATGATTATACCCGCTCTCTTAGAACAAAAACGTATATAGGAGATTATTGTTTTATAGGAGTTAACTCCGTTATATTACCCGGAGTTAGAATCGGTAATCATGTCATAATCGGTGCTGGAAGCGTAGTTACAAAAGATATTCCCGATAATTCAATAGCTGTCGGAAACCCTGCTAAAGTTATAAAAAAAGATATCTCAACTGATAAATACGGAAAATTAGTTAAAAGGGAGGCTTCTAATGAAAATAGCTGTTCTTACTAG
- the wecB gene encoding non-hydrolyzing UDP-N-acetylglucosamine 2-epimerase, which translates to MNKVLLIFGTRPEAIKMAPLIKEFERYPDRFNVKVCVTAQHREMLDQVLKFFGIEPDYDLNLMKPNQSLFELTANLIKELESVLKDFNPDLIFVQGDTTTAFVGALAGFYNKVKVAHIEAGLRSNNKYSPFPEEVNRVLIGKLADFHFAPTEKAKRNLLKEGIKNNVWVVGNTVIDALLLGLQIIKEQGEEKYYRYFDFMDFSKKIILVTGHRRESFGEPFRNICFALKELADSFEDVEIVYPVHLNPNVRKPVNEILRGHSRIHLIEPLEYPYLIWLMSKSYLVLTDSGGIQEEAPSLGKPVLVMREVTERIEGIEAGTAKLVGTNKEKIILEAVKLLENQEEYNKMAKAVNPYGDGTASRKILKILMESRNL; encoded by the coding sequence TTGAACAAAGTACTTTTAATATTTGGTACTAGGCCTGAAGCTATCAAAATGGCCCCCTTAATAAAAGAGTTTGAAAGATATCCTGATAGGTTTAATGTTAAAGTATGCGTAACTGCCCAACATAGAGAAATGCTTGACCAAGTTTTAAAATTTTTCGGAATAGAACCTGATTATGACCTTAATCTTATGAAACCCAATCAGTCATTGTTTGAACTGACCGCAAATTTAATTAAAGAGCTCGAGTCAGTTTTGAAAGACTTTAATCCTGATTTGATTTTTGTTCAAGGAGATACAACAACAGCTTTCGTAGGAGCACTGGCGGGCTTTTACAATAAAGTAAAAGTTGCGCACATAGAAGCAGGTCTTAGGAGTAATAATAAATACTCTCCTTTCCCTGAGGAGGTAAATAGGGTTTTAATAGGAAAATTAGCAGATTTCCATTTCGCACCAACAGAGAAAGCAAAAAGGAACCTCCTTAAGGAAGGAATAAAGAACAATGTATGGGTTGTGGGAAACACAGTTATAGACGCTTTACTTTTGGGTCTCCAAATCATAAAAGAACAAGGAGAAGAGAAATATTATAGATATTTTGATTTTATGGATTTCTCAAAGAAAATTATCTTAGTCACAGGACATAGAAGAGAAAGTTTTGGAGAGCCTTTTAGAAATATTTGTTTCGCTTTAAAGGAGCTTGCAGACTCCTTTGAAGACGTAGAAATAGTTTATCCCGTTCACCTCAATCCTAATGTGAGAAAACCTGTAAATGAAATATTAAGAGGACATAGCCGGATCCACCTAATAGAACCTTTAGAATATCCATACCTCATATGGCTCATGAGTAAATCGTATCTGGTATTAACAGATTCCGGAGGAATTCAAGAAGAGGCTCCTTCTTTGGGCAAACCTGTTTTAGTGATGAGAGAAGTTACAGAAAGGATAGAAGGTATAGAAGCAGGAACAGCCAAGCTTGTAGGTACAAACAAGGAAAAGATCATCCTTGAGGCGGTAAAGCTTCTTGAGAATCAGGAAGAATACAATAAGATGGCTAAAGCAGTTAATCCTTACGGAGACGGAACTGCTTCAAGGAAAATACTTAAAATTCTTATGGAAAGTAGAAACTTATAA
- the rfbB gene encoding dTDP-glucose 4,6-dehydratase has translation MKLLVTGGAGFIGSEFVRQAVKREIETIVVDKLTYAGDLERLREIEGDFRFYKADITNKEFIEHIFQTEKPDVVVHWAAESHVDRSILDATPFIDTNVKGTQILLEVARKTDISLFINISTDEVYGELGKDGQFYENTPLNPNSPYSASKASADMLGRAYHRTYGLPVITVRPSNNYGPWQYPEKLIPVVILKALNNEPIPVYGTGENIREWLFVTDCVEAIFKIIEGGKPGEIYNVGSGEERRNIDVVKSILKLLGKSEDLITFVKDRPGHDYRYSLNSEKIEKELGWKAKVKFEEGIERTVKWYLDNLNWMLKKVDFLKDYWRKVYR, from the coding sequence ATGAAGTTACTTGTAACTGGTGGAGCTGGCTTTATAGGAAGTGAGTTTGTAAGACAGGCAGTAAAAAGAGAGATAGAAACAATAGTTGTTGATAAGCTTACGTATGCCGGCGATTTAGAAAGATTGAGAGAAATAGAAGGAGATTTCCGGTTCTACAAGGCAGACATAACAAATAAAGAGTTTATTGAACATATTTTTCAAACAGAAAAGCCCGACGTTGTTGTTCACTGGGCCGCGGAAAGTCACGTTGACAGGAGCATCCTTGATGCAACACCTTTCATAGATACAAATGTAAAAGGAACGCAAATCCTTCTTGAAGTAGCAAGAAAAACTGACATATCCCTTTTTATAAACATTTCAACTGACGAAGTTTATGGAGAGCTGGGAAAAGACGGACAATTCTATGAGAACACACCTTTAAATCCAAATTCACCCTACTCTGCAAGCAAGGCTTCTGCAGATATGTTAGGAAGGGCTTACCACAGGACGTATGGACTACCAGTAATAACTGTCCGTCCTTCAAATAATTATGGCCCTTGGCAGTATCCAGAAAAGTTAATTCCTGTAGTTATCTTGAAAGCCCTGAATAATGAACCTATACCTGTTTACGGTACTGGAGAAAATATTAGAGAATGGCTGTTTGTTACTGACTGTGTAGAAGCCATCTTTAAGATAATAGAAGGCGGAAAGCCCGGAGAAATTTACAACGTTGGAAGTGGAGAAGAAAGAAGAAACATAGATGTTGTTAAGTCAATCCTAAAACTATTAGGAAAGTCTGAGGACTTAATAACCTTTGTGAAAGATAGGCCGGGTCACGATTACAGATACTCTCTCAACTCGGAAAAAATAGAGAAAGAACTTGGATGGAAGGCAAAAGTGAAATTTGAAGAAGGAATAGAAAGAACTGTTAAATGGTATCTTGACAATCTCAACTGGATGCTAAAGAAAGTGGACTTCTTGAAAGATTATTGGAGAAAGGTATACCGTTGA